A portion of the Stegostoma tigrinum isolate sSteTig4 chromosome 18, sSteTig4.hap1, whole genome shotgun sequence genome contains these proteins:
- the cdpf1 gene encoding cysteine-rich DPF motif domain-containing protein 1 isoform X1, which yields MLTSSGIRGLVQQGPFVPQYSMQSVEDPEPEGMFECSLCSLRAPYSYHGQKPPNARSLVLLEECYTMNDPFTPQRDTFLILGSHCSLCNAVVCVGQECSLFYTKRFCIPCVKKHIAEFPEEIQLDLQKKKQ from the exons ATGCTGACATCTTCAGGGATCCGTGGACTTGTACAGCAAGGTCCTTTTGTTCCTCAATATTCC ATGCAGTCTGTTGAAGATCCAGAGCCAGAAGGAATGTTTGAATGCAGTTTGTGCAGTCTCAGAGCTCCATACAGCTACCATGGACAAAAGCCACCAAATGCACGGTCTCTTGT actTTTAGAGGAATGCTATACCATGAATGATCCATTCACGCCACAAAGGGACACATTCTTGATTCTTGGCTCCCACTGTAGTCTGTGCAACGCTGTTGTGTGTGTTGGTCAG GAATGTAGCCTGTTTTATACAAAGCGATTCTGCATCCCCTGTGTGAAGAAGCATATAGCTGAATTTCCTGAAGAGATTCAGCTGGACCTGCAGAAGAAAAAGCAGTAA
- the cdpf1 gene encoding cysteine-rich DPF motif domain-containing protein 1 isoform X2 has translation MQSVEDPEPEGMFECSLCSLRAPYSYHGQKPPNARSLVLLEECYTMNDPFTPQRDTFLILGSHCSLCNAVVCVGQECSLFYTKRFCIPCVKKHIAEFPEEIQLDLQKKKQ, from the exons ATGCAGTCTGTTGAAGATCCAGAGCCAGAAGGAATGTTTGAATGCAGTTTGTGCAGTCTCAGAGCTCCATACAGCTACCATGGACAAAAGCCACCAAATGCACGGTCTCTTGT actTTTAGAGGAATGCTATACCATGAATGATCCATTCACGCCACAAAGGGACACATTCTTGATTCTTGGCTCCCACTGTAGTCTGTGCAACGCTGTTGTGTGTGTTGGTCAG GAATGTAGCCTGTTTTATACAAAGCGATTCTGCATCCCCTGTGTGAAGAAGCATATAGCTGAATTTCCTGAAGAGATTCAGCTGGACCTGCAGAAGAAAAAGCAGTAA